The following are from one region of the Corylus avellana chromosome ca1, CavTom2PMs-1.0 genome:
- the LOC132176600 gene encoding uncharacterized protein LOC132176600, which yields MGFQYIKDWKQLATTDFGVVIMGNEIDKIELEFLESCADQNNLSMMKNYLNAAQRHQSVGGEIICARKILDSHLHSKSSKYVWEDNFVSNLLKHSERKIATNQISVETLVCFWNLWKDKIGNIIEFLRCPETQAVKEYVDFCLIFFGVRKQFHNDKVIYLLLNPEADWVKQLDHRFIHRNGKLVSINFYQFVSTARSYWCSELLSVGMKVLGSVEALYDLSLKNSLSMFCQSISLTRIYEVAKSLLESKYLDLRDHDNKTLRQYVELSTNIFGYIFPLDWQISLAENMFSLRGTEVMKNLLKQVIHQNISSTGRLTYGQIGRVVMVILGLGKLDNDLLKEIFDRFDGIHENSSWKTFIQTVCVDMGSKFPLGTVPNNSSESPRVLSLLLTLKEALVNTYRADWMNEEDYMSPGCFLHLVEHLLILVSCFQGYFITSKSSFAEWFIYQEGDTSPDSTSVVEVQPLLGNIYDFVVHEVVMRLINDKEGTMKWIEMSRINAKVYYPLLVLRLVAIVCLAQLNYGNYSYLLFDLLHRSYITEQLPSDFYDVLGRRLDHLNNVNVIAEAFKKINNPLVIVSLGKTCSQFLCPDAIFVDMTVKQCREDIVRVLFPKTVKALQGQTGIIQVETTNSCSEVLSSCNDDQEGCELVPSNFVLNNINGSKLPMNCSYFWEMLEALKSLENGRDPKSFFPNAQVIKVDVDKSILLVSTSLQNTIYLDDESLLQEVSCMLDELKLLSAALGVSEPELEKNTSTIGELSKRLLSRRPNVEPILSQQFLQQGINILVETSETRSTSVDQDNEDKLKAFIRN from the exons ATGGGTTTTCAGTACATTAAGGATTGGAAACAACTTGCAACTACAGATTTTGGTGTGGTTATAATGGGAAATGAAATAGACAAAATTGAACTAGAGTTTCTTGAGAGTTGCGCTGACCAGAATAACTTGTCCatgatgaaaaattatttaaatgcAGCTCAGAGACATCAGAGTGTTGGTGGTGAAATAATATGTGCTCGAAAAATTCTAGATTCTCATCTGCATTCAAAGTCCTCCAAGTATGTATGGGAAGATAATTTTGTTTCCAATCTGTTAAAACATTCGGAACGGAAGATCGCTACAAATCAGATTTCTGTAGAAACACTGGTTTGCTTTTGGAATCTTTGGAAAGATAAGATTGGAAACATTATTGAATTCCTCAGATGTCCTGAAACCCAAGCTGTTAAAGAATATGTTGATTTTTGCCTGATTTTCTTTGGAGTGCGGAAGCAGTTTCATAATGATAAAGTCATCTATCTTTTGCTCAACCCTGAAGCTGATTGGGTGAAACAGTTGGATCATAGATTCATTCATCGGAATGGGAAGCTggtttcaatcaatttttaccAGTTTGTTTCAACTGCTCGAAGTTACTGGTGTTCAGAATTACTTTCTGTTGGTATGAAGGTTTTGGGCAGTGTTGAAGCCCTTTATGATTTATCATTAAAGAATTCCCTCTCCATGTTCTGCCAAAGCATATCTCTTACACGTATCTATGAGGTTGCAAAGTCTCTTTTGGAATCCAAGTATCTGGACCTAAGGGACCATGATAATAAGACATTGCGGCAATATGTTGAACTTTCCACTAATATCTTTGGCTACATATTTCCTCTGGACTGGCAGATATCATTGGCAGAGAACATGTTTTCTTTGAGAGGAACTGAGGTTATGAAGAATTTACTAAAGCAAGTGATACATCAAAACATCAGCTCAACAGGTAGGCTGACGTATGGGCAAATTGGAAGAGTTGTAATGGTAATTCTTGGATTGGGTAAGCTTGACAATGATTTATTGAAGGAGATTTTTGATAGGTTTGATGGGATTCATGAGAATTCCTCCTGGAAGACCTTCATTCAAACTGTGTGTGTGGATATGGGATCAAAATTTCCACTTGGTACCGTGCCTAACAATAGTAGTGAATCGCCAAGAGTGTTATCCCTTCTGCTGACACTCAAGGAAGCTTTGGTAAATACTTACAGGGCAGACTGGATGAATGAAGAGGACTATATGTCACCTGGTTGTTTTTTGCATCTTGTTGAGCACCTACTGATTTTGGTATCATGCTTTCAGGGTTACTTCATCACTTCAAAGTCTTCTTTTGCTGAATGGTTTATCTACCAAGAGGGAGATACCAGCCCAGATTCCACTTCAGTGGTTGAAGTGCAACCATTGCTTGGAAATATCTATGACTTTGTTGTCCATGAAGTTGTTATGCGGCTTATTAATGATAAGGAGGGTACAATGAAATGGATCGAAATGTCTAGAATAAATGCGAAAGTCTACTATCCACTGCTGGTGTTGAGATTGGTTGCCATAGTATGTTTGGCTCAGCTGAACTATGGCAATTATTCATATTTACTTTTTGATTTGCTTCATAGGAGCTATATTACTGAGCAACTTCCATCTGACTTTTATGATGTCCTTGGGAGAAGATTGGACCATTTGAACAATGTAAATGTGATTGCTgaagcatttaaaaaaattaacaatcctCTTGTAATTGTGAGTTTGGGAAAAACTTGTTCACAATTTCTATGTCCTGATGCCATTTTTGTGGATATGACGGTAAAACAGTGCAGGGAGGACATTGTAAGAGTCTTGTTTCCAAAGACAGTCAAAGCCTTGCAAGGTCAAACTGGAATTATTCAAGTGGAAACAACTAATTCTTGCAGTGAAGTTCTTTCTTCATGCAATGATGATCAGGAGGGTTGTGAACTTGTACCTTCAAACTTTGTTTTGAACAACATAAATGGAAGCAAGCTGCCAATGAATTGTAGTTACTTTTGGGAAATGCTTGAAGCATTGAAGTCATTGGAGAATGGTAGAGATCCAAAGAGCTTTTTTCCCAATGCTCAAGTAATCAAG GTGGATGTGGACAAAAGTATTCTCCTTGTGAGTACAAGCCTTCAGAACACTATTTACCTTGATGATGAAAGCCTATTGCAGGAAGTATCCTGCATGCTTGATGAACTGAAGCTACTTTCTGCTGCTTTGGGTGTGAG TGAACCGGAGCTTGAGAAGAATACGTCAACAATTGGAGAACTTTCCAAGAGATTGCTGTCAAGAAGGCCAAATGTGGAGCCTATATTGAGTCAGCAATTCTTGCAACAAGGCATAAACATTCTGGTAGAGACATCAGAAACTAGAAGTACATCTGTTGACCAGGATAATGAGGATAAGTTAAAGGCTTTTATTAGAAACTGA